From the genome of Ralstonia pickettii, one region includes:
- the rpsC gene encoding 30S ribosomal protein S3 yields MGQKIHPTGFRLAVSRNWASRWYASNTQFAGMLKEDIEVREFLKKKLKNASVGRVVIERPAKNARITIYSSRPGVVIGKKGEDIELLKAELQRRMGVPVHVNIEEIRKPEVDAQLIADSITQQLERRIMFRRAMKRAMQNAMRLGAQGIKIMSSGRLNGIEIARTEWYREGRVPLHTLRADIDYGFSEAETTYGIIGVKVWVYKGDHLGRNDAPVVEEPQEERRKRPGRPEGRRREGEGRPAGQRRGAGAGAGARRGADAKTGE; encoded by the coding sequence ATGGGACAGAAGATTCATCCGACTGGCTTCCGTCTGGCTGTCAGCCGTAACTGGGCATCGCGTTGGTACGCGAGCAACACCCAGTTTGCCGGCATGCTCAAGGAAGACATCGAGGTTCGTGAGTTTCTGAAGAAGAAGCTGAAGAACGCGTCGGTGGGCCGCGTGGTCATCGAGCGTCCGGCCAAGAATGCTCGTATCACCATTTACAGCTCGCGTCCGGGCGTGGTGATCGGCAAGAAGGGCGAGGACATCGAACTGCTGAAGGCTGAACTGCAGCGCCGCATGGGCGTGCCCGTGCACGTGAACATCGAAGAAATCCGCAAGCCGGAAGTCGATGCACAGCTGATCGCCGATTCGATCACGCAGCAGCTCGAGCGCCGCATCATGTTCCGTCGCGCAATGAAGCGCGCGATGCAGAACGCGATGCGTCTGGGTGCCCAAGGCATCAAGATCATGAGCTCGGGCCGTCTGAACGGCATCGAAATTGCCCGTACCGAGTGGTACCGCGAAGGCCGTGTGCCCCTGCACACGCTGCGCGCAGATATCGACTACGGCTTCTCCGAAGCGGAAACCACCTACGGCATCATCGGTGTCAAGGTGTGGGTGTACAAGGGTGACCACCTCGGTCGCAACGACGCACCCGTCGTGGAAGAGCCGCAAGAAGAGCGCCGCAAGCGTCCGGGTCGCCCGGAAGGTCGTCGCCGTGAGGGCGAAGGTCGCCCGGCCGGTCAGCGCCGCGGTGCTGGTGCTGGTGCAGGTGCCCGTCGTGGCGCCGACGCCAAGACTGGAGAATAA
- the rplV gene encoding 50S ribosomal protein L22 yields MEVKAIHRGARISAQKTRLVADQIRGLSIERALNVLTFSPKKAAGIVKKVVESAIANAEHNEGADIDELKVKSIYIDKATSLKRFTARAKGRGNRIEKQTCHITVTLGN; encoded by the coding sequence ATGGAAGTTAAAGCGATTCATCGCGGCGCCCGTATCTCCGCACAGAAGACGCGCCTGGTCGCTGACCAGATTCGCGGCCTGTCGATCGAGCGCGCGCTCAACGTGCTGACGTTCAGCCCGAAGAAGGCGGCTGGCATCGTGAAGAAGGTGGTTGAGTCCGCCATCGCGAACGCCGAGCACAATGAAGGCGCCGATATCGACGAGCTGAAGGTCAAGTCGATCTACATCGACAAGGCCACGTCGCTCAAGCGCTTCACGGCGCGTGCGAAGGGCCGTGGCAACCGCATCGAGAAACAAACCTGTCACATCACTGTGACGCTGGGCAACTAA
- the rpsS gene encoding 30S ribosomal protein S19 — protein sequence MTRSVKKGPFIDAHLLKKVEAAVQTKDKKPIKTWSRRSTILPDFIGLTIAVHNGRQHVPVYVTENMVGHKLGEFALTRTFKGHAADKKAKR from the coding sequence ATGACTCGTTCCGTAAAAAAGGGTCCTTTCATTGACGCCCACCTGCTGAAGAAGGTTGAGGCGGCAGTGCAAACGAAGGACAAGAAGCCCATCAAGACTTGGTCGCGTCGTTCGACCATTCTGCCGGACTTCATCGGCCTGACGATCGCCGTTCACAACGGCCGTCAGCACGTGCCCGTGTATGTCACGGAAAACATGGTTGGCCACAAGCTCGGCGAATTTGCGCTCACGCGTACGTTCAAGGGCCACGCTGCCGACAAGAAAGCGAAGCGATAA
- the rplB gene encoding 50S ribosomal protein L2 has protein sequence MALVKTKPTSPGRRSMVKVVNPDLHKGAPHAPLLEKQIQKSGRNNNGHITTRHKGGGHKHHYRIVDFKRNDKDGIPAKIERLEYDPNRSANIALVLFADGERRYIIAPKGAVVGQAIANGSEAPIKAGNNLPIRNIPVGTTIHCVEILPGKGAQVARSAGTSAVLLAREGIYAQVRLRSGEVRRVHIECRATIGEVGNEEHSLRQIGKAGATRWRGIRPTVRGVVMNPVDHPHGGGEGKTAAGRDPVSPWGTPTKGYRTRRNKRTDSMIVQRRHKR, from the coding sequence ATGGCACTCGTCAAAACCAAGCCGACATCGCCGGGCCGCCGCTCGATGGTGAAGGTCGTTAACCCCGACCTTCACAAGGGCGCGCCGCACGCTCCGCTGCTGGAAAAGCAAATCCAGAAGTCGGGTCGTAACAACAACGGCCACATCACCACCCGTCATAAGGGCGGTGGTCACAAGCATCACTATCGCATCGTCGATTTCAAGCGTAACGACAAGGACGGTATCCCGGCCAAGATCGAACGCCTGGAATACGACCCGAACCGTAGCGCCAACATCGCGCTCGTGCTGTTCGCTGACGGCGAACGCCGCTACATCATCGCCCCGAAGGGCGCTGTGGTTGGCCAAGCCATCGCCAACGGCTCGGAAGCGCCGATCAAGGCCGGTAACAACCTGCCGATCCGCAACATCCCGGTCGGTACGACGATCCACTGCGTGGAAATCCTGCCGGGCAAGGGCGCTCAAGTTGCCCGTTCGGCCGGTACGTCCGCCGTGCTGCTGGCTCGCGAAGGCATCTACGCTCAAGTGCGTCTGCGCTCGGGTGAAGTGCGCCGCGTGCACATTGAGTGCCGCGCGACCATTGGTGAAGTCGGCAACGAAGAGCACAGCCTGCGCCAGATCGGCAAGGCCGGTGCAACCCGTTGGCGCGGCATTCGCCCGACCGTTCGCGGTGTGGTGATGAACCCGGTCGATCACCCGCATGGTGGTGGTGAAGGGAAGACTGCTGCTGGCCGTGATCCGGTGTCCCCGTGGGGTACGCCGACCAAGGGCTACCGCACCCGTCGTAACAAGCGCACTGACAGCATGATCGTTCAGCGCCGTCACAAGCGTTAA
- the rplW gene encoding 50S ribosomal protein L23, whose translation MTQVAKNDHRLMQVLLAPVVSEKATLVAEKNEQVVFEVARDANKGEVKAAVELLFKVEVESVQILNQKGKQKRFGRFMGRRDHVKKAYVSLKPGQEINFEAEAK comes from the coding sequence ATGACGCAAGTTGCCAAGAACGACCATCGCCTGATGCAGGTGCTGCTGGCGCCTGTGGTGTCTGAAAAGGCAACCCTGGTGGCCGAGAAGAACGAACAGGTCGTGTTCGAAGTGGCTCGCGACGCCAACAAGGGCGAAGTGAAGGCTGCTGTCGAGCTGCTGTTCAAGGTCGAAGTCGAGTCCGTCCAGATCCTGAACCAGAAGGGCAAGCAAAAGCGCTTCGGCCGCTTCATGGGTCGTCGTGACCACGTGAAGAAGGCCTATGTGTCGCTGAAGCCGGGCCAGGAAATCAATTTTGAAGCGGAGGCCAAGTAA
- the rplD gene encoding 50S ribosomal protein L4 produces MELKLLQDNGQLGAGVAASPEVFGRDYNEALVHQVVVAYQANARSGNRKQKDREEVKHTTKKPWRQKGTGRARAGMSSSPLWRGGGRIFPNSPEENFSQKVNKKMYRAGMRSIYSQLAREGRINVVDSLSVDAPKTKLLADKFRAMGLDSVLVITDNLDENLFLASRNLAHVLVVEPRHADPLSLVHYKKVLVTKAAVAQIEELLK; encoded by the coding sequence ATGGAACTGAAGCTGCTCCAGGACAACGGTCAACTCGGCGCCGGCGTTGCTGCCTCGCCGGAAGTGTTCGGCCGTGACTACAACGAAGCCCTCGTTCACCAAGTCGTCGTCGCTTATCAGGCCAACGCTCGCAGCGGTAACCGTAAGCAGAAGGACCGTGAAGAGGTCAAGCACACGACCAAGAAGCCGTGGCGTCAAAAGGGTACGGGCCGCGCCCGTGCAGGTATGAGCTCCTCCCCGCTGTGGCGCGGGGGTGGTCGTATCTTCCCGAACAGCCCGGAAGAAAACTTCTCGCAGAAGGTCAACAAGAAGATGTACCGCGCCGGCATGCGCTCGATCTATTCGCAGCTCGCCCGTGAAGGTCGCATCAACGTCGTTGACAGCCTGTCCGTCGACGCGCCCAAAACCAAGCTGCTGGCCGACAAGTTCCGCGCCATGGGCCTGGATTCGGTGCTCGTGATTACCGATAACCTGGACGAAAACCTCTTCCTGGCATCGCGCAACCTGGCGCACGTGCTCGTGGTTGAGCCGCGTCACGCCGACCCGCTGTCGCTCGTGCACTACAAGAAGGTGCTCGTGACCAAGGCAGCCGTCGCGCAGATCGAGGAGTTGCTGAAATGA
- the rplC gene encoding 50S ribosomal protein L3, translated as MSLGLVGRKVGMTRIFTDDGDSIPVTVLEVGDNRVTQIKTDETDGYTAVQVTFGTRRASRVTKPLAGHLAKAGVEAGEVIKEFRVDAARAAEFQPGANISVDLFEVGQKIDVQGVTIGKGYAGTIKRYNFSSGRASHGNSRSHNVPGSIGMAQDPGRVFPGKRMTGHMGDVTRTVQNLEIAKIDAERKLLLVKGAIPGAKGGQVIVTPAVKARAKKA; from the coding sequence ATGAGCCTTGGCCTTGTAGGTCGCAAGGTTGGCATGACCCGTATTTTCACGGACGACGGCGATTCGATTCCCGTCACCGTGCTCGAGGTCGGCGACAACCGCGTGACGCAAATCAAGACGGACGAGACCGACGGTTATACCGCGGTTCAAGTCACCTTCGGCACCCGACGCGCCAGCCGCGTCACCAAGCCGCTGGCGGGTCATCTCGCCAAAGCCGGCGTGGAAGCGGGCGAAGTCATCAAAGAATTCCGAGTGGATGCCGCTCGTGCCGCTGAGTTCCAGCCTGGCGCGAACATCAGCGTCGACCTGTTCGAAGTCGGTCAGAAGATCGACGTCCAGGGTGTGACGATTGGTAAGGGCTACGCCGGTACCATCAAGCGCTACAACTTCTCGTCGGGCCGCGCCTCGCACGGTAACTCGCGCTCGCACAACGTGCCGGGCTCGATCGGTATGGCGCAGGATCCGGGCCGCGTGTTCCCGGGTAAGCGCATGACCGGTCACATGGGTGACGTCACCCGTACCGTCCAGAATCTGGAAATCGCCAAGATCGACGCGGAGCGCAAGCTGCTGCTGGTCAAGGGTGCGATTCCGGGCGCCAAGGGCGGTCAAGTCATCGTCACGCCGGCCGTGAAGGCCCGCGCCAAGAAGGCATAA
- the rpsJ gene encoding 30S ribosomal protein S10, whose protein sequence is MQNQKIRIRLKAFDYRLIDQSAAEIVETAKRTGAIVKGPVPLPTRIQRFDVLRSPHVNKTSRDQFEIRTHQRLMDIVDPTDKTVDALMKLDLPAGVDVEIKLQ, encoded by the coding sequence ATGCAGAACCAGAAGATCCGTATCCGCCTGAAGGCTTTCGACTATCGCCTGATCGACCAGTCGGCCGCTGAAATCGTCGAGACCGCCAAGCGCACCGGCGCGATCGTCAAGGGCCCGGTGCCCCTGCCGACTCGCATCCAGCGTTTCGACGTTCTGCGTTCGCCGCACGTCAACAAGACCAGCCGCGACCAGTTCGAAATCCGCACGCACCAGCGCCTGATGGACATCGTCGACCCGACGGATAAGACTGTCGACGCGCTGATGAAGCTGGACCTGCCGGCCGGTGTGGACGTCGAGATCAAGCTGCAATAA
- the tuf gene encoding elongation factor Tu, protein MAKEKFERTKPHVNVGTIGHVDHGKTTLTAAIATVLSSKFGGTAKKYDEIDAAPEEKARGITINTAHIEYETANRHYAHVDCPGHADYVKNMITGAAQMDGAILVCSAADGPMPQTREHILLARQVGVPYIIVFLNKCDMVDDAELLELVEMEVRELLSKYDFPGDDTPIIKGSAKLALEGDKGELGEVAIMNLADALDTYIPTPERAVDGTFLMPVEDVFSISGRGTVVTGRIERGVIKVGEEIEIVGIAMDGDKPKIDKTTCTGVEMFRKLLDQGQAGDNVGILLRGTKREDVQRGQVLAKPGSIKPHTEFTGEVYILSKDEGGRHTPFFNNYRPQFYFRTTDVTGSIALPEGKEMVMPGDNVSITVKLIAPIAMEEGLRFAIREGGRTVGAGVVAKILK, encoded by the coding sequence ATGGCAAAGGAAAAGTTCGAGCGGACCAAGCCGCACGTGAACGTTGGTACGATTGGTCACGTTGACCACGGCAAGACGACGCTGACCGCAGCGATCGCAACCGTGCTGTCGAGCAAGTTCGGTGGTACCGCGAAGAAGTACGACGAAATCGACGCAGCGCCGGAAGAAAAGGCACGCGGCATTACGATCAACACCGCGCACATCGAGTACGAAACGGCCAACCGCCACTACGCGCACGTTGACTGCCCGGGCCACGCCGACTACGTCAAGAACATGATCACCGGTGCCGCTCAGATGGACGGCGCCATCCTGGTGTGCTCGGCCGCTGACGGCCCCATGCCGCAAACGCGTGAGCACATCCTGCTGGCCCGTCAGGTTGGCGTGCCGTACATCATCGTCTTCCTGAACAAGTGCGACATGGTGGACGACGCTGAGTTGCTGGAACTGGTCGAGATGGAAGTGCGCGAACTTCTGTCGAAGTACGACTTCCCGGGCGACGACACCCCGATCATCAAGGGTTCGGCCAAGCTGGCGCTGGAAGGCGACAAGGGCGAACTGGGCGAAGTGGCCATCATGAACCTGGCCGACGCACTGGACACCTACATCCCGACGCCGGAGCGCGCTGTTGACGGCACGTTCCTGATGCCGGTGGAAGACGTGTTCTCGATCTCGGGTCGCGGCACCGTGGTGACCGGCCGTATCGAGCGCGGTGTGATCAAGGTCGGCGAAGAAATCGAAATCGTCGGTATCGCCATGGACGGCGACAAGCCGAAGATCGACAAGACGACCTGCACGGGCGTGGAAATGTTCCGCAAGCTGCTGGACCAAGGTCAGGCAGGCGACAACGTCGGTATTCTGCTGCGCGGTACGAAGCGCGAAGACGTTCAGCGTGGCCAAGTGCTGGCCAAGCCGGGCTCGATCAAGCCGCACACGGAATTCACGGGCGAGGTCTACATCCTGTCGAAGGACGAAGGCGGCCGTCACACGCCGTTCTTCAACAACTACCGTCCGCAGTTCTACTTCCGTACGACGGACGTGACTGGCTCGATCGCCCTGCCGGAAGGCAAGGAAATGGTCATGCCGGGCGACAACGTGTCGATCACCGTCAAGCTGATCGCCCCGATCGCCATGGAAGAAGGTCTGCGCTTCGCAATCCGTGAAGGTGGTCGTACCGTCGGTGCTGGCGTCGTTGCCAAGATCCTGAAGTAA
- the fusA gene encoding elongation factor G codes for MARKTPIERYRNIGISAHIDAGKTTTTERILFYTGVNHKIGEVHDGAATMDWMEQEQERGITITSAATTAFWKGMGGNYPEHRFNIIDTPGHVDFTIEVERSMRVLDGACMVYCAVGGVQPQSETVWRQANKYKVPRLAFVNKMDRTGANFFKVYDQLKTRLKANPVPVVVPIGAEDGFQGVVDLLEMKAIIWDEASQGVKFEYHDIPANLVDVANEWREKMVESAAEASEELMEKYLGGEELSRAEIVKALRDRTIACEIQPMLCGTAFKNKGVQRMLDAVIDFLPSPVDIPPVQGIDENDEEKKLERKADDNEKFSALAFKIMTDPFVGQLIFFRVYSGKINSGDTVYNPVKQKKERLGRILQMHANQREEIKEVLAGDIAAAVGLKDATTGDTLCDPSAPIILERMVFPEPVISQAVEPKTKADQEKMGIALNRLAAEDPSFRVRTDEESGQTIISGMGELHLEILVDRMKREFGVEANIGAPQVAYRETIRKKVEDVEGKFVKQSGGRGQYGHAVITLEPADEEAKKAGKNFEFVDAIKGGVIPREYIPAVEKGIVDTLPAGILAGFPVVDVKVTLTFGSYHDVDSNENAFRMAGSMAFKEAMRRATPVLLEPMMAVEVETPEDYTGTVMGDLSSRRGIVQGMDDMVGGGKIIKAEVPLSEMFGYSTSLRSQTQGRATYTMEFKQYAEAPKNIAEAVMAAKGTK; via the coding sequence GTGGCTCGTAAGACCCCCATTGAGCGCTACCGTAACATCGGTATTTCCGCTCACATCGACGCCGGCAAGACCACCACGACCGAGCGGATCCTGTTCTACACCGGTGTGAACCACAAGATCGGTGAAGTGCATGATGGCGCTGCCACCATGGACTGGATGGAGCAGGAGCAAGAGCGCGGCATCACCATCACGTCCGCTGCTACCACCGCCTTCTGGAAGGGCATGGGCGGTAACTACCCCGAGCACCGCTTCAACATCATCGACACCCCGGGCCACGTGGACTTCACCATCGAGGTGGAGCGTTCCATGCGTGTGCTGGACGGCGCGTGCATGGTGTACTGCGCAGTGGGTGGCGTGCAGCCGCAGTCCGAAACCGTCTGGCGTCAGGCCAACAAGTACAAGGTGCCGCGTCTGGCGTTCGTCAACAAGATGGACCGTACCGGCGCGAACTTCTTCAAGGTCTACGACCAGCTGAAGACCCGTCTGAAGGCCAACCCGGTGCCCGTCGTGGTGCCCATCGGCGCTGAAGACGGCTTCCAGGGCGTCGTCGATCTGCTGGAAATGAAGGCCATCATTTGGGACGAAGCCAGCCAGGGCGTGAAGTTCGAATACCACGACATCCCGGCCAACCTGGTTGACGTCGCGAACGAGTGGCGCGAGAAGATGGTCGAGTCGGCAGCTGAAGCCAGCGAAGAGCTGATGGAAAAGTACCTGGGCGGCGAAGAGCTGTCCCGTGCTGAGATCGTCAAGGCACTGCGCGACCGTACCATCGCCTGCGAAATCCAGCCGATGCTGTGCGGCACCGCGTTCAAGAACAAGGGCGTGCAGCGCATGCTCGACGCCGTGATCGACTTCCTGCCGTCGCCCGTCGACATTCCGCCGGTTCAAGGCATCGACGAAAACGACGAAGAGAAGAAGCTCGAGCGCAAGGCAGACGACAACGAGAAGTTCTCGGCGCTGGCGTTCAAGATCATGACTGACCCGTTCGTTGGTCAGCTGATCTTCTTCCGCGTCTACTCGGGCAAGATCAACTCCGGCGACACCGTGTACAACCCGGTGAAGCAGAAGAAGGAGCGTCTGGGCCGTATTCTGCAGATGCACGCCAACCAGCGCGAAGAAATCAAGGAAGTGCTGGCAGGCGACATCGCCGCTGCGGTGGGCCTGAAGGACGCCACCACGGGCGACACGCTGTGCGACCCGAGCGCTCCGATCATTCTCGAGCGCATGGTGTTCCCGGAGCCGGTGATCTCGCAGGCAGTCGAGCCGAAGACCAAGGCTGACCAGGAAAAGATGGGTATCGCCCTGAACCGCCTGGCTGCTGAAGATCCGTCGTTCCGTGTGCGTACCGATGAAGAATCGGGTCAGACAATCATTTCGGGTATGGGCGAGCTCCACCTCGAAATTCTGGTCGATCGCATGAAGCGCGAATTCGGCGTGGAAGCCAACATTGGCGCCCCGCAAGTTGCCTACCGCGAAACCATCCGCAAGAAGGTCGAAGACGTCGAAGGCAAGTTCGTCAAGCAGTCCGGCGGTCGCGGCCAGTACGGTCACGCTGTGATCACGCTGGAACCGGCGGACGAGGAGGCGAAGAAGGCTGGCAAGAACTTCGAATTCGTCGACGCCATCAAGGGCGGTGTGATTCCTCGCGAATACATTCCGGCGGTCGAGAAGGGTATCGTCGACACGCTGCCGGCCGGTATTCTGGCGGGCTTCCCGGTGGTGGACGTGAAGGTCACGCTGACGTTCGGTTCGTACCACGACGTGGACTCGAACGAAAACGCGTTCCGCATGGCCGGTTCGATGGCTTTCAAGGAAGCCATGCGCCGCGCCACGCCGGTTCTGCTGGAGCCGATGATGGCTGTGGAAGTGGAAACGCCGGAAGACTACACGGGCACCGTGATGGGCGACTTGTCGTCCCGCCGCGGCATCGTGCAGGGCATGGACGACATGGTGGGCGGCGGCAAGATCATCAAGGCCGAAGTCCCGCTGTCGGAAATGTTCGGTTATTCGACGTCGCTGCGCTCGCAAACGCAGGGCCGCGCCACGTACACCATGGAATTCAAGCAATACGCTGAGGCGCCGAAGAACATCGCCGAAGCTGTGATGGCTGCCAAGGGTACGAAGTAA
- the rpsG gene encoding 30S ribosomal protein S7 yields MPRRREVPKREILPDPKFGNVEVAKFMNVLMLDGKKSVAERIVYGAFDQIEKKAGKAPIEVFTLAIGNIKPVVEVKSRRVGGANYQVPVEVRPSRRLALAMRWLREAAKKRSEKSMALRLAGELLEASEGRGGAMKKRDEVHRMAEANKAFSHFRF; encoded by the coding sequence ATGCCACGTCGTCGTGAAGTCCCCAAGCGGGAAATTCTGCCGGACCCGAAGTTCGGCAATGTGGAAGTCGCCAAGTTCATGAACGTCCTGATGTTGGACGGCAAGAAGTCGGTGGCTGAACGTATCGTCTACGGTGCGTTCGACCAGATCGAGAAGAAAGCAGGCAAGGCGCCGATCGAGGTGTTCACGCTGGCTATCGGCAACATCAAGCCGGTGGTCGAAGTGAAGAGCCGTCGTGTTGGTGGCGCCAACTATCAGGTGCCGGTCGAAGTCCGGCCGTCGCGTCGTCTGGCATTGGCGATGCGTTGGCTGCGGGAAGCTGCGAAGAAGCGCAGCGAGAAGTCGATGGCCCTGCGTCTGGCTGGTGAGCTGCTCGAAGCCTCGGAAGGCCGCGGCGGCGCCATGAAGAAGCGCGACGAAGTGCACCGCATGGCTGAAGCCAACAAGGCGTTCTCGCACTTCCGCTTCTAA
- the rpsL gene encoding 30S ribosomal protein S12, with the protein MPTINQLVRKPRVSEKLKSKSPALENCPQRRGVCTRVYTTTPKKPNSALRKVAKVRLTNGFEVISYIGGEGHNLQEHSVVLIRGGRVKDLPGVRYHIVRGSLDLQGVKDRKQARSKYGAKRPKAA; encoded by the coding sequence ATGCCAACCATCAATCAACTGGTTCGCAAGCCCCGCGTCTCGGAAAAGCTGAAAAGCAAGAGCCCGGCACTTGAGAACTGCCCGCAGCGTCGCGGCGTGTGCACCCGCGTGTACACCACGACGCCGAAGAAGCCGAACTCGGCACTGCGTAAGGTCGCCAAGGTGCGCCTGACCAACGGTTTCGAAGTCATTTCGTACATCGGCGGTGAAGGCCACAACCTGCAAGAACACAGCGTCGTGCTGATCCGCGGCGGCCGTGTGAAGGACTTGCCGGGTGTGCGTTACCACATCGTGCGCGGCTCCCTTGACCTGCAAGGCGTCAAGGACCGTAAGCAAGCGCGTTCGAAGTACGGCGCGAAGCGTCCGAAGGCGGCCTAA
- a CDS encoding MFS transporter, translating into MTTEAPAIADPNPPAADRLPLGATPLFAVAVGLIVINLFGIQPLIAEIAASIGWTTAAAGLLVTATLIGYGIGLLLLMPLTDLQDNRALASRTLWGAVASLALTTVAHSGQVLMLTAFAIGLTSTVIQMLIALAGRLAADHRRGRVLGDIMIGLNLGILLSRPAASFIAAQWGWRAFYGASGVAIAVLAVLLPRVMPTFVPPRTLSYGALLGSYGNLLRREPVLRRRAATQALLMAAFTLFWTAVALRLAAAPFHLSQNGIGIFALCGAAGVVAAPIAGRLADRGLVRVGTLLAHGSAATGLLVALASALLPGLSVPVMLAMLVAAALLLDFGAIGDQALGRYMVNTLSPEIRGRVNGLYTGAFFFGAAAGGGLAGVAWARAGWIGVSVLALGFVAAAALVFVWPARAPRAIGATPRRC; encoded by the coding sequence ATGACTACCGAAGCTCCTGCCATCGCCGATCCCAACCCGCCCGCCGCCGACCGGCTCCCCCTGGGCGCCACGCCGCTGTTTGCCGTCGCCGTCGGGCTTATCGTCATCAACCTGTTCGGCATCCAGCCGCTCATTGCCGAGATCGCCGCGAGCATTGGCTGGACCACCGCCGCCGCTGGCTTGCTCGTCACCGCCACGCTGATCGGTTATGGCATCGGTCTGTTGCTGCTGATGCCGCTGACCGACCTGCAGGACAACCGCGCGCTGGCCTCGCGCACGCTGTGGGGCGCGGTGGCTTCGCTGGCGCTGACCACCGTCGCGCACAGCGGCCAGGTACTGATGCTCACCGCCTTCGCCATCGGCCTGACGTCGACTGTCATTCAGATGCTGATTGCGCTGGCGGGGCGCCTGGCCGCCGACCACCGGCGAGGGCGCGTGCTCGGTGACATCATGATCGGCCTGAACCTGGGCATCCTGCTCTCCCGCCCGGCCGCCAGCTTCATCGCCGCGCAGTGGGGGTGGCGGGCGTTTTACGGTGCTTCTGGGGTGGCGATTGCCGTGCTGGCCGTCCTGCTGCCGCGCGTGATGCCGACCTTCGTGCCGCCGCGCACGTTGTCATACGGCGCGCTGCTGGGCTCGTACGGCAATCTGCTGCGCAGAGAGCCGGTGTTGCGTCGCCGTGCCGCTACGCAGGCCTTGCTGATGGCGGCGTTCACGCTGTTCTGGACGGCTGTGGCCCTGCGGTTGGCGGCAGCGCCGTTCCATCTTTCGCAAAATGGCATCGGGATCTTCGCGCTGTGCGGTGCCGCCGGTGTCGTGGCCGCGCCGATTGCCGGGCGGCTGGCGGATCGCGGTCTCGTGCGCGTGGGTACGCTGCTCGCGCACGGCAGCGCGGCAACGGGTTTGCTCGTGGCGCTTGCTTCGGCGCTGCTGCCGGGCCTGAGCGTTCCCGTCATGTTGGCGATGCTCGTGGCTGCGGCGCTGTTGCTCGATTTCGGCGCCATCGGCGACCAGGCGCTTGGCCGCTACATGGTCAACACGCTGTCGCCCGAGATCCGGGGGCGCGTGAATGGTCTGTACACCGGAGCGTTCTTCTTCGGCGCGGCAGCAGGCGGTGGATTGGCCGGCGTGGCGTGGGCCCGCGCCGGATGGATCGGCGTATCCGTTCTTGCGCTCGGGTTTGTGGCCGCAGCTGCACTTGTCTTCGTATGGCCAGCGCGTGCGCCGCGTGCGATTGGCGCCACACCGCGCCGATGCTGA
- a CDS encoding LysR family transcriptional regulator, with the protein MDRLSDVAIFVQVVERGSLSAAAEAMVMSRGVISKALARLEARLQTRLLQRTTRRLSLTEAGAAFFEKSREGLALVDAAEQAVSALRDEARGTLRVSAPASFAVTLLAPLLGAFQARYPAVQIDLDMNDRYADLVAGRIDVAIRIGMLEDSSLVARRLANCAHAIYGAPSYFRERGIPQSPEDLRNHNCLVYANYDGPHDWVLTDAAGHRHIAHVAGSMLANNSLVLREAARSGLGVSLGPAYLVRDDVATGRLQAVLTDYTAREVPLHAVFTQRVHLLPKVRAFVDFLGDHLSSTGAMGPLPLSA; encoded by the coding sequence ATGGACCGGCTTTCTGATGTGGCGATCTTCGTGCAGGTAGTGGAGCGCGGCAGCTTGTCGGCGGCGGCCGAGGCGATGGTGATGTCGCGCGGGGTGATCAGCAAGGCGCTGGCGCGGCTGGAGGCGCGGTTGCAGACGCGTCTGCTGCAACGGACGACGCGGCGCCTGTCGCTCACCGAAGCGGGCGCGGCGTTCTTCGAGAAAAGCCGCGAAGGCCTGGCGCTCGTCGATGCAGCGGAGCAGGCCGTGAGCGCCCTGCGCGACGAGGCGCGCGGCACGTTGCGCGTGTCGGCGCCGGCCTCGTTTGCGGTGACATTGCTGGCGCCGCTCTTGGGCGCATTCCAGGCGCGCTACCCCGCCGTGCAGATCGACCTGGACATGAACGACCGCTACGCTGATCTGGTCGCGGGGCGCATCGACGTGGCGATCCGCATTGGCATGCTCGAGGACTCTTCGCTGGTCGCGCGGCGGCTGGCGAATTGCGCGCACGCCATCTACGGGGCGCCATCGTATTTTCGCGAGCGGGGCATTCCGCAGTCGCCCGAGGATTTGCGCAATCACAACTGCCTCGTCTACGCCAACTACGACGGGCCACACGACTGGGTGCTGACGGACGCCGCCGGCCATCGTCATATCGCTCACGTCGCGGGCTCGATGCTCGCCAATAACAGCCTGGTGCTGCGCGAGGCGGCACGGTCAGGGCTGGGCGTGTCGCTGGGGCCAGCGTATCTGGTGCGTGACGATGTTGCGACGGGGCGCTTGCAGGCCGTGCTGACCGACTACACGGCGCGGGAGGTGCCGCTGCACGCGGTGTTCACGCAGCGTGTGCACCTGCTGCCGAAGGTGCGGGCGTTTGTCGATTTCCTGGGCGACCACCTGAGCAGCACCGGCGCGATGGGGCCACTGCCGCTGTCCGCCTAG